From the genome of Candidatus Rhodoluna planktonica:
GATGGATGAATTGCGACCCGGACTACCCGGTGCACCTACGCCTGCAGGGCTGCTAGGAGACATTGTCATCTGCCCGCAGGTAGCAATTCGGCAGGCAAAAACTGCAGAGCATGAGCCAATCAACGAAATCTTGATGCTGACCACCCACGGCATCCTGCATCTTCTGGGTTTTGACCATGCCGAACCAGATGAAGAGCGTGAAATGTTTGGCCTCCAAAAAGACATTCTTGAAGCCTTCTACCAGCTGGAAAATCAATGATTGCCTGGGCGCTGATTATTGCCGGAGTAATTGCTCTTTTCATCTACATTTTTGGATTGCTGAGAGCAAACCTGGTTTTTCGAAGTGCTACCGGCACGCAAATTGACGCCCTTGGTTTTATTCGTCTTGGCCTGGTTGGTGTGTTCGGCGTCACGGTCGGTCAAGCCTTTGCTCCGCTTCAAATTCACAGGTCGCTTGCCGCGCTTGCTGCCGTGGCGCTCATGGGTTTTGTCGTCATCACCAGCCAACTGCTAAGTAAAGCTTTGGCGGCCAAGGCTTTTGCAACTTGGCTCGCCAAGAAATTTGAGCCTTTGCT
Proteins encoded in this window:
- the ybeY gene encoding rRNA maturation RNase YbeY yields the protein MSIDINNESAIEVDEARVLRLAEFALDRMMMHPQTDLAIAFVDEEPMEALHIQWMDEPGPTDVLSFPMDELRPGLPGAPTPAGLLGDIVICPQVAIRQAKTAEHEPINEILMLTTHGILHLLGFDHAEPDEEREMFGLQKDILEAFYQLENQ